In one window of Zingiber officinale cultivar Zhangliang chromosome 11A, Zo_v1.1, whole genome shotgun sequence DNA:
- the LOC122032507 gene encoding 21 kDa protein-like codes for MTPTATLFFSFLFLPFVYCAPPPATPTTSPSLNGHTQFIRSRCNLTHYPDLCFSSLSSYAAAVSGSLPELARVAANVTLARINVFRTHVSALRRGGSGEVLGRAAAALRDCAEQMGDAADQVCRTSNELRGVEALVGMEVTWRVSNAQTWMSAALTNEESCSDGFHKLAAASSDGSGGGGSGIDVETDICRRVMRVKQYTSNALALVNGLVDGR; via the coding sequence ATGACTCCCACCGCAACCCTCTTTTTCTCCTTTCTTTTCCTCCCATTCGTCTACTGCGCTCCGCCACCGGCTACTCCTACGACGAGCCCCTCCCTCAACGGCCACACCCAATTCATCCGCTCCCGCTGCAACCTCACGCACTACCCCGATCTCTGCTTCTCTTCCCTCTCCTCCTACGCAGCCGCCGTCAGCGGTAGCCTCCCCGAGCTCGCCCGCGTCGCCGCCAACGTCACCCTCGCCCGTATCAATGTCTTCCGCACCCACGTCTCTGCCCTCCGTCGAGGCGGCTCTGGTGAGGTCCTCGGGCGCGCGGCAGCCGCGCTACGCGACTGCGCTGAGCAGATGGGGGATGCCGCCGACCAGGTGTGCCGGACCTCTAACGAGCTGCGCGGCGTGGAGGCGCTGGTGGGGATGGAGGTGACGTGGCGGGTGTCCAACGCTCAGACGTGGATGAGCGCAGCCCTCACCAACGAGGAGTCCTGCTCTGACGGCTTCCACAAATTGGCCGCCGCGTCATCGGATGGCAGTGGCGGCGGAGGTTCCGGCATTGACGTCGAGACGGATATTTGCCGCCGGGTGATGAGGGTGAAGCAGTACACCAGCAATGCCTTAGCGCTCGTCAACGGCCTCGTTGACGGTCGATGA